The Amycolatopsis sp. 195334CR genome window below encodes:
- a CDS encoding TetR/AcrR family transcriptional regulator codes for MSPKPAAEVKAALLDAAIRLLAHGGPEALQARKLAAEIGASTMAVYTHFGGMGALVDEVAREGFRRLSANLGEVRDTDDPVADVLTLALAYRRTVVENPQLYAVTFGQSQPNGQKVAPGDMTSEESRRHLSEEGMEAFGYLVRGADRVIKAGRFRPASEFAVAAQLWSAVHGYVTLEVAGHFGDGDNGVDQVLIPLALALGVGLGDDLEAATRSAEVAIEAWRG; via the coding sequence ATGTCGCCCAAACCCGCCGCCGAGGTCAAGGCCGCGCTGCTCGACGCCGCGATCCGGCTGCTCGCGCACGGCGGCCCGGAAGCGCTGCAGGCGCGCAAGCTCGCGGCCGAGATCGGGGCGTCGACCATGGCCGTGTACACCCACTTCGGCGGGATGGGCGCGCTGGTGGACGAGGTCGCGCGCGAGGGCTTCCGCCGGCTTTCGGCGAACCTCGGCGAGGTCCGCGACACCGACGACCCGGTGGCCGACGTCCTCACCCTGGCGCTGGCGTACCGGCGGACCGTGGTGGAGAACCCGCAGCTCTACGCGGTGACCTTCGGCCAGAGCCAGCCGAACGGGCAGAAGGTCGCGCCGGGCGACATGACCAGCGAAGAGAGCAGGCGGCACCTCAGCGAAGAGGGCATGGAGGCGTTCGGTTACCTGGTGCGCGGCGCGGACCGGGTGATCAAGGCGGGCCGGTTCCGCCCCGCCTCGGAGTTCGCCGTCGCCGCGCAGCTGTGGAGCGCGGTGCACGGCTACGTCACCCTGGAGGTCGCGGGCCACTTCGGCGACGGCGACAACGGGGTCGACCAGGTCCTGATCCCGCTGGCCCTCGCGCTGGGCGTCGGCCTCGGTGACGACCTCGAAGCCGCGACGCGGTCCGCGGAAGTCGCGATCGAGGCGTGGCGCGGTTAG
- a CDS encoding inositol-3-phosphate synthase, with protein sequence MGENRRSVRVAIVGVGNCAASLVQGVQYYRDADPASRVPGLMHVQFGEYHVRDIEFAAAFDVDAKKVGRDLSEAIVASENNTIKIADVPPLGVTVQRGHTLDGLGRFYRETVEESDEQPADVVAVLREAEVDVLVSYLPVGSEEADKFYAQAAIDAGVAFVNALPVFIASDPEWAKKFTDAGVPIVGDDIKSQVGATITHRVLAKLFEDRGVQLDRTMQLNVGGNMDFLNMKELERLESKKISKTQSVTSQVDRDLGKGNVHIGPSDYVQWLDDRKWAYVRLEGRAFGDVPLNMEYKLEVWDSPNSAGIIIDAVRAAKIAKDRGIGGPILSASSYFMKSPPEQYDDATARDAVEKFIAGEN encoded by the coding sequence ATGGGCGAGAACCGCCGCAGCGTTCGGGTGGCCATCGTTGGCGTCGGCAACTGTGCCGCATCGCTGGTGCAGGGTGTGCAGTACTACCGCGACGCCGATCCCGCCTCGCGCGTGCCCGGTCTGATGCACGTCCAGTTCGGCGAGTACCACGTGCGCGACATCGAGTTCGCCGCCGCCTTCGACGTGGACGCCAAGAAGGTCGGGCGCGACCTGAGCGAAGCCATCGTCGCCAGCGAGAACAACACCATCAAGATCGCCGACGTCCCGCCGCTCGGGGTCACCGTGCAGCGCGGGCACACCCTCGACGGGCTCGGCCGGTTCTACCGGGAGACCGTGGAGGAGTCCGACGAGCAGCCTGCCGACGTGGTCGCCGTCCTGCGCGAGGCCGAGGTCGACGTGCTGGTCTCCTACCTGCCGGTGGGCTCGGAGGAAGCCGACAAGTTCTACGCGCAGGCCGCCATCGACGCGGGCGTCGCCTTCGTCAACGCGCTGCCGGTGTTCATCGCCTCCGACCCCGAATGGGCGAAGAAGTTCACCGACGCGGGGGTCCCGATCGTCGGCGACGACATCAAGTCCCAGGTCGGCGCCACCATCACGCACCGCGTGCTGGCGAAGCTGTTCGAGGACCGCGGGGTGCAGCTCGACCGCACCATGCAGCTCAACGTGGGCGGGAACATGGACTTCCTGAACATGAAGGAGCTGGAGCGGCTCGAGTCCAAGAAGATCTCCAAGACCCAGTCGGTCACCTCGCAGGTCGATCGGGACCTCGGCAAGGGCAACGTGCACATCGGCCCGTCCGACTACGTGCAGTGGCTCGACGACCGCAAGTGGGCCTACGTCCGCCTCGAGGGCCGCGCCTTCGGTGACGTGCCGCTGAACATGGAGTACAAGCTCGAGGTCTGGGACTCGCCGAACTCGGCGGGCATCATCATCGACGCGGTGCGGGCCGCGAAGATCGCCAAGGACCGCGGCATCGGCGGGCCGATCCTGTCGGCCTCCTCCTACTTCATGAAGTCGCCGCCGGAGCAGTACGACGACGCCACCGCGCGCGACGCCGTCGAGAAGTTCATCGCCGGCGAGAACTGA
- a CDS encoding carotenoid oxygenase family protein → MGNRFLDGNFAPVSREHTITELRVTGHVPDWLDGRYLRNGPNPLSEVDPATYHWFMGDGMVHGVRLRDGRAEWYRNRWVRGGSSMGANTNVIGHAGKTLALIEGGVPNFELTDELDTVGACDFDGTLPGGYTAHPKRDPATGELHAVSYFFGWGNKVQYSVIDAAGRARRTVDIEVTGSPMMHDFSLTEKYVVFYDLPVTFHTEQAVAASVPAILRTPARLVVSAFVGKVKVPDPVSAVLRERITGNAGLPYRWNPDYPARIGVMPREGGNGDVRWFEVEPCYVFHPMNAYDDGDSIVLDVVRHPKMFDTELQGPAEGPPSLDRWTVDLTAGKVLEERLDDQGQEFPRVDERLVGRQHRFGYSVSTRDGSKSSGALLKHDLWQRSVQRREFGEGSQVGEFVFVPSTVDAGEDDGVLLGFVYDAATQKSDLTILDAGTLETVGAVHLPDRVPNGFHGNWDPA, encoded by the coding sequence ATGGGCAACAGGTTCCTCGACGGAAACTTCGCTCCGGTCAGCCGCGAGCACACGATCACCGAACTGCGCGTCACCGGGCACGTGCCGGACTGGCTCGACGGGCGCTACCTGCGCAACGGGCCGAACCCGCTGTCCGAGGTGGATCCCGCGACCTACCACTGGTTCATGGGTGACGGCATGGTCCACGGCGTGCGGCTGCGCGACGGCCGCGCCGAGTGGTACCGCAACCGCTGGGTGCGCGGGGGTTCGTCCATGGGCGCCAACACGAACGTCATCGGCCACGCGGGCAAGACCCTCGCGCTGATCGAGGGCGGCGTGCCCAACTTCGAACTGACCGACGAGCTCGACACGGTGGGTGCCTGCGACTTCGACGGCACCCTGCCCGGCGGTTACACCGCCCACCCCAAACGCGATCCGGCGACCGGTGAGCTGCACGCCGTGTCGTACTTCTTCGGCTGGGGCAACAAGGTGCAGTACTCGGTGATCGACGCGGCCGGGCGGGCGCGGCGCACGGTCGACATCGAGGTCACCGGATCGCCGATGATGCACGACTTCTCGCTGACCGAGAAGTACGTGGTCTTCTACGACCTCCCGGTCACCTTCCACACCGAGCAGGCGGTCGCCGCGTCGGTGCCCGCCATCCTGCGCACGCCGGCGCGGCTGGTGGTGTCGGCGTTCGTGGGCAAGGTGAAGGTGCCCGACCCGGTCAGCGCGGTGCTGCGCGAGCGGATCACCGGCAACGCCGGCCTCCCGTACCGCTGGAACCCGGACTACCCGGCGCGGATCGGCGTGATGCCACGGGAAGGCGGCAACGGCGACGTGCGGTGGTTCGAGGTCGAGCCGTGCTACGTGTTCCACCCGATGAACGCCTACGACGACGGCGACAGCATCGTGCTCGACGTCGTCCGGCACCCGAAGATGTTCGACACCGAACTGCAGGGCCCGGCCGAGGGACCGCCTTCACTGGACCGGTGGACGGTGGACCTGACCGCGGGCAAGGTGCTCGAGGAGCGGCTCGACGACCAGGGGCAGGAGTTCCCGCGGGTGGACGAGCGACTGGTCGGGCGGCAGCACCGCTTCGGCTACTCGGTGTCCACAAGGGACGGATCGAAGTCGTCGGGCGCGCTGCTCAAGCACGATCTGTGGCAGCGCTCGGTGCAGCGTCGGGAATTCGGCGAAGGCAGCCAGGTCGGCGAGTTCGTCTTCGTGCCGTCCACTGTGGACGCCGGTGAGGACGACGGCGTGCTGCTCGGTTTCGTCTACGACGCCGCGACGCAGAAGAGCGATCTGACCATCCTGGACGCCGGAACGCTGGAGACGGTCGGCGCCGTGCACCTGCCGGACCGCGTCCCCAACGGCTTCCACGGCAACTGGGACCCGGCTTAG
- a CDS encoding transglycosylase domain-containing protein gives MNDQYGRGWPEEEPGQWDNPQWPGGENRAPRRGNPEWPAGDEPQWPGEQGGRGRPRNGPPAGGGQPGWPQEDRQPPPPRQQHGGGYRPPPPGQPPLPPRRQQQPPRQEEPTSFVPPTPEREPELITHHEHNGTGFPDDGYDDYDRRDSWPADDNQAAFNEFGADGDGSDSGDKKQLSPAMRKRRRWKRVRRVLYVLVGLFVVAPAAAFTVLYFTVDVPTPQEVAAKQDKVVTYYFADESELGKDIPQGGNRVMLEPEQIPQNVRRAIYATEDATFETNSGFDITGILRAVYNQVTGGVGGGSTISQQYVKKATENDEGTLTRKATELVKSFKMNKQYDKDEIITAYLNTIYFGRGAYGIQTAAQSFFGKDAKDMTTSEAALLAGLIQQPGRSENRAVAEERWRVAMDRIVENQWMTPAERAQATFPEPRPLDDVRKQTITGPNLLVKNRIVDELESKGITEDKIQSGGYKIYTTVDPKAQDLAIKTVDEVMKDQPQDLREALVAIDPKTGGVLAYYGGPNTKEDQRDWANTARPPGSSFKPFDLVALLKTGKGLGETYDGSSPRKIQNATVRNSEGVDCSAQCSVAEAMEKSVNTVFYDFVARQTGVEEVVDAAHQAGVKAPLTDADNNLSIGGGRGAEVTPAEMAAAYATFAADGMQRDYHFVSKVLNSRDEVVYEAEVNDKPAFAENDPEKSKQIAGNVTKSLVPVLPYSKLACAGGYDCAGKTGTHQYTPKQGEPDSLGNENSQAWMVGYSPLVSASAWVGTEADKVIRMANKKKIYGKDLPGEIWKKFMDGYLKGKPKEKFSDVKLIGRTVPTAPPSNPSKSQQPSAPPSSAPPSGSTEPSTPEEEPSGKPSSSGKPSIPGLPGHGNGDPANGRDPDDN, from the coding sequence GTGAATGATCAGTACGGCCGAGGGTGGCCGGAAGAGGAACCGGGGCAGTGGGACAACCCACAGTGGCCCGGTGGCGAGAACCGCGCCCCCCGGCGCGGCAACCCCGAGTGGCCGGCCGGTGACGAACCGCAGTGGCCGGGTGAGCAGGGCGGCCGCGGCCGCCCGCGCAACGGCCCGCCCGCCGGTGGCGGTCAGCCCGGCTGGCCGCAGGAGGACCGGCAGCCGCCGCCCCCGCGCCAGCAGCACGGTGGCGGGTACCGGCCGCCGCCGCCGGGACAGCCCCCGCTGCCCCCGCGACGCCAGCAGCAGCCCCCGCGCCAGGAGGAGCCGACGAGCTTCGTGCCGCCGACGCCGGAGCGCGAGCCCGAGCTGATCACGCACCACGAGCACAACGGCACCGGCTTCCCCGACGACGGTTACGACGACTACGACCGCCGCGACAGCTGGCCCGCCGACGACAACCAGGCCGCGTTCAACGAGTTCGGCGCCGACGGTGACGGCAGTGACAGCGGTGACAAGAAGCAGCTGAGCCCGGCGATGCGCAAGCGCCGCCGCTGGAAGCGGGTGCGGCGGGTGCTCTACGTGCTCGTCGGCCTGTTCGTGGTGGCGCCCGCCGCGGCGTTCACCGTGCTCTACTTCACCGTCGACGTGCCCACGCCGCAGGAGGTCGCCGCCAAGCAGGACAAGGTGGTCACCTACTACTTCGCCGACGAGTCGGAGCTGGGCAAGGACATCCCGCAGGGCGGGAACCGGGTGATGCTCGAACCCGAGCAGATCCCGCAGAACGTGCGCCGGGCGATCTACGCCACCGAGGACGCCACCTTCGAGACGAACTCCGGGTTCGACATCACCGGCATCCTGCGGGCGGTCTACAACCAGGTCACCGGCGGTGTCGGTGGTGGTTCGACGATCAGCCAGCAGTACGTGAAGAAGGCCACCGAGAACGACGAGGGCACCCTCACCCGTAAAGCCACCGAGCTGGTCAAGTCCTTCAAGATGAACAAGCAGTACGACAAGGACGAGATCATCACCGCGTACCTGAACACGATCTACTTCGGTCGTGGGGCGTACGGCATCCAGACCGCGGCGCAGTCGTTCTTCGGCAAGGACGCCAAGGACATGACCACCTCCGAAGCCGCGCTGCTGGCCGGGCTGATCCAGCAGCCGGGCCGGTCGGAGAACCGCGCGGTGGCCGAGGAGCGCTGGCGCGTGGCGATGGACCGCATCGTGGAGAACCAGTGGATGACGCCCGCCGAGCGCGCGCAGGCCACCTTCCCCGAGCCGCGGCCGCTGGACGACGTGCGCAAGCAGACCATCACCGGGCCGAACCTGCTGGTGAAGAACCGGATCGTGGACGAGCTGGAGTCCAAGGGCATCACCGAGGACAAGATCCAGTCCGGTGGCTACAAGATCTACACCACGGTCGACCCCAAGGCGCAGGACCTGGCCATCAAGACGGTCGACGAGGTGATGAAGGACCAGCCGCAGGACCTGCGGGAAGCACTGGTCGCAATCGATCCGAAGACCGGTGGCGTGCTCGCCTACTACGGCGGGCCGAACACCAAGGAGGACCAGCGCGACTGGGCCAACACCGCGAGACCACCGGGCTCCTCGTTCAAGCCGTTCGACCTGGTCGCGCTGCTGAAGACGGGCAAGGGCCTCGGTGAGACCTACGACGGCTCGTCGCCGCGGAAGATCCAGAACGCCACCGTGCGCAACTCCGAGGGCGTGGACTGCAGTGCGCAGTGCTCGGTCGCGGAGGCGATGGAGAAGTCGGTCAACACCGTGTTCTACGACTTCGTGGCCCGCCAGACCGGGGTCGAGGAGGTCGTCGACGCGGCGCACCAGGCCGGGGTCAAGGCCCCGCTGACCGACGCCGACAACAACCTCTCCATCGGTGGTGGCCGGGGCGCGGAGGTGACGCCCGCCGAGATGGCGGCGGCCTACGCGACCTTCGCCGCGGACGGCATGCAGCGGGACTACCACTTCGTCTCGAAGGTGCTGAACTCGCGCGACGAGGTGGTCTACGAGGCCGAGGTCAACGACAAGCCCGCGTTCGCCGAGAACGACCCGGAGAAGAGCAAGCAGATCGCCGGGAACGTGACGAAGTCGCTGGTTCCGGTGCTGCCGTACTCGAAGCTGGCCTGCGCCGGCGGGTACGACTGCGCCGGCAAGACCGGGACGCACCAGTACACGCCGAAGCAGGGCGAGCCGGACAGCCTGGGCAACGAGAACTCGCAGGCGTGGATGGTGGGCTACTCACCGCTCGTCTCGGCGAGCGCCTGGGTGGGCACGGAGGCCGACAAGGTCATCCGGATGGCGAACAAGAAGAAGATCTACGGCAAGGACCTGCCCGGCGAGATCTGGAAGAAGTTCATGGACGGCTACCTGAAGGGGAAGCCGAAGGAGAAGTTCTCCGACGTGAAGCTGATCGGGCGCACGGTGCCGACGGCCCCGCCGTCGAACCCGTCGAAGTCGCAGCAGCCGAGCGCGCCGCCGTCGTCGGCCCCGCCGAGCGGGTCGACGGAGCCGTCGACGCCGGAGGAGGAGCCGTCGGGCAAGCCGAGCAGTTCGGGCAAGCCGTCCATTCCGGGGCTGCCCGGCCACGGGAACGGTGACCCGGCCAACGGCCGAGATCCCGACGACAACTGA
- a CDS encoding PadR family transcriptional regulator, protein MLEFAVLGLLHEAPMHGYVLRKRLHETLGMFRTFSYGSLYPTLRRLQRAGFIVEEAGEAPAPDPAARAQSRAWAARRGKRVYKLTAEGKERFAELLGDAGPQTWDDEGFGVHLAFFSRTPADVRMRILEGRRRRVEERREGLRAAMARAEERIDRYTRELHRLGLESSEREVRWLNELIAHEQAEQRAQEP, encoded by the coding sequence GTGCTGGAGTTCGCGGTGCTGGGACTGCTGCACGAGGCACCCATGCACGGTTACGTGCTGCGCAAGCGGCTGCACGAAACCCTCGGCATGTTCCGCACCTTCTCCTACGGCTCGCTGTACCCGACCTTGCGGCGGTTGCAGCGGGCGGGCTTCATCGTCGAGGAGGCCGGCGAAGCCCCGGCGCCCGATCCCGCCGCTCGAGCACAGAGCCGTGCGTGGGCGGCCCGCCGCGGGAAGCGGGTGTACAAGCTGACCGCCGAGGGCAAGGAGCGGTTCGCCGAGCTGCTCGGTGACGCCGGTCCGCAGACCTGGGACGACGAGGGTTTCGGCGTCCACCTCGCGTTCTTCTCCCGGACACCGGCCGACGTCAGGATGCGCATCCTGGAAGGTCGCCGCCGCCGGGTCGAGGAGCGGCGCGAGGGACTGCGGGCGGCCATGGCCAGGGCCGAGGAGAGGATCGACCGCTACACCCGCGAGCTGCACCGGCTTGGCCTGGAAAGCAGCGAACGAGAAGTGCGCTGGCTCAACGAGCTGATCGCGCACGAGCAGGCCGAGCAGCGGGCGCAGGAGCCCTGA
- a CDS encoding PhoX family phosphatase, which produces MKFLPLLTGHSPSRAAVTCTYRCGDACFHEVPNTSANPTFADVLAEVSRRGALKAGAVVALATGGLAATAAPALAAPDQEQGRPKPPPGLDFQRVEPNTLDAVVVPEGYEQGIVIRWGDPVLPGAPAWDITKQTGDAQAKQFGYNCDFAALLPFDHAGLASLLVTNHEYTTETHMFPGYDEDNPTEEQVKVAWAAHGLTVVLVTRTPWSGQFKPQLSRFNRRITLHTPFKVTGPAAGSDLLKTSADPTGTVVFGTMNNCAGGVTPWGTILSGEENVNQYFANADLVADEQTRKRLARYGIKGTETVRKWERFDSRFDLTQQVNEANRFGWVIELDPHDPGSTPVKHTHLGRFKHETANIRIADDGRVVAYSGDDERFEYIYKFISNGKVKKGDSTHARRHNMTLLDDGTLYVGRFTGDSPAAEIDGTGKLPSDGEFDGSGEWIPLAAGNRSFVDGMTAEEVYVFTREAADKVGATKMDRPEDIQAHPKTGRIYCALSNNVERGNPGKEGATEPNPRLNNKHGQVLEFEEAGGDALALKFSWRLFLVCGDPSAPDTYFAGFPKDQVSPISSPDNVAFDRHGNLWISTDSAGALGINDGLYGVPLDGKQRGNLKLFLTVPKGAETCGPIVGDKVVTVCVQHPGEVDGASADNPASHWPDGGSSVPRPSVVAVWKPGRHGLSDIGG; this is translated from the coding sequence TTGAAGTTCCTGCCGTTGCTCACCGGCCACTCACCCAGCCGCGCGGCCGTCACCTGCACCTACCGCTGCGGGGACGCCTGCTTCCACGAAGTGCCCAACACCTCGGCGAACCCCACCTTCGCCGACGTGCTGGCCGAGGTCAGCCGCCGAGGCGCGCTGAAGGCGGGCGCGGTGGTCGCGCTGGCCACCGGCGGGCTGGCGGCCACGGCCGCCCCCGCGCTCGCCGCTCCCGATCAGGAGCAGGGCCGCCCCAAGCCGCCCCCCGGCCTGGACTTCCAGCGGGTCGAACCGAACACTTTGGACGCCGTGGTGGTGCCGGAGGGCTACGAACAGGGCATCGTGATCCGCTGGGGCGACCCGGTGCTGCCGGGCGCGCCCGCCTGGGACATCACGAAGCAGACCGGCGACGCGCAGGCCAAGCAGTTCGGTTACAACTGCGACTTCGCCGCGCTCCTGCCGTTCGACCACGCCGGCCTCGCGTCGCTGCTGGTGACGAACCACGAGTACACCACCGAGACGCACATGTTCCCCGGCTACGACGAGGACAACCCGACCGAGGAACAGGTCAAGGTGGCCTGGGCGGCACACGGGCTGACCGTGGTCCTGGTGACCCGGACGCCGTGGAGCGGGCAGTTCAAGCCCCAGCTGTCGCGGTTCAACCGGCGCATCACGCTGCACACGCCGTTCAAGGTGACCGGCCCGGCCGCGGGCAGCGACCTGCTCAAGACCTCCGCCGACCCGACCGGCACGGTGGTGTTCGGCACGATGAACAACTGCGCCGGCGGGGTCACGCCGTGGGGCACCATCCTGTCCGGCGAGGAGAACGTCAACCAGTACTTCGCCAACGCCGACCTGGTGGCCGACGAGCAGACCAGGAAGCGGCTCGCGCGCTACGGCATCAAGGGCACCGAGACCGTGCGGAAGTGGGAGCGCTTCGACTCCCGGTTCGACCTGACCCAGCAGGTCAACGAGGCGAACCGGTTCGGCTGGGTGATCGAGCTGGACCCGCACGACCCGGGGAGCACGCCGGTCAAGCACACCCACCTCGGCCGGTTCAAGCACGAGACGGCGAACATCCGGATCGCCGATGACGGCCGCGTGGTCGCCTACTCCGGTGACGACGAGCGCTTCGAGTACATCTACAAGTTCATCTCGAACGGCAAGGTCAAGAAGGGCGACAGCACGCACGCCCGCCGCCACAACATGACCCTGCTCGACGACGGCACGCTGTACGTCGGCCGGTTCACCGGTGACTCCCCGGCCGCCGAGATCGACGGCACCGGGAAGCTGCCCAGCGACGGCGAGTTCGACGGCAGCGGCGAGTGGATCCCGCTGGCCGCGGGCAACAGGTCCTTTGTGGACGGCATGACCGCCGAAGAGGTGTACGTGTTCACCCGGGAGGCGGCGGACAAGGTCGGCGCCACCAAGATGGACCGGCCCGAGGACATCCAGGCGCACCCGAAGACCGGCCGGATCTACTGCGCGCTGAGCAACAACGTCGAGCGCGGGAACCCCGGCAAGGAGGGCGCCACCGAGCCGAACCCGCGGCTGAACAACAAGCACGGCCAGGTGCTGGAGTTCGAGGAGGCGGGCGGCGACGCGCTGGCGCTCAAGTTCAGCTGGCGGCTGTTCCTGGTCTGCGGGGACCCGTCGGCGCCGGACACCTACTTCGCCGGGTTCCCGAAGGACCAGGTCTCGCCGATCTCCAGCCCGGACAACGTGGCCTTCGACCGGCACGGCAACCTGTGGATCTCCACCGACTCCGCCGGAGCGCTCGGCATCAACGACGGGCTCTACGGCGTTCCGCTGGACGGCAAGCAGCGCGGCAACCTCAAGCTGTTCCTGACCGTGCCGAAGGGTGCCGAGACCTGCGGCCCGATCGTCGGCGACAAGGTAGTCACTGTCTGTGTTCAGCACCCCGGTGAAGTGGACGGCGCGAGTGCCGACAACCCCGCCTCGCACTGGCCCGACGGCGGTTCCAGCGTGCCGAGGCCCTCGGTGGTGGCGGTCTGGAAGCCCGGGCGGCACGGTCTGTCCGATATCGGCGGTTGA
- a CDS encoding HAD family phosphatase, with translation MDAVVFDLDGVLVDSERTWDEVRRSVVAAHGGVWADGTTRALQGMSTPEWARHLVDELGVELTADEVAEVVIDGMRQRYAEGPPIIAGGPEAVRAVGERYPVAIASSSPPVLIQAFLEATSLTGLVRVALSSQQVDAGKPAPDVYLEAARQLGVDAANCAAVEDTTNGLKSALAAGMTVYAVPNPHFPPDPEVLERTQVLADITELPAALDA, from the coding sequence GTGGACGCGGTGGTTTTTGATCTCGACGGGGTACTGGTCGACTCCGAGCGCACCTGGGACGAGGTGCGGCGCTCGGTGGTCGCCGCGCACGGGGGCGTGTGGGCCGACGGGACGACCAGGGCGTTGCAGGGCATGAGCACCCCGGAATGGGCACGCCACCTGGTCGACGAACTGGGCGTCGAGCTCACCGCGGACGAGGTCGCCGAGGTGGTGATCGACGGCATGCGGCAGCGCTACGCCGAGGGGCCGCCGATCATCGCGGGCGGGCCGGAGGCGGTCCGCGCGGTGGGCGAGCGGTATCCCGTGGCCATCGCCAGTTCCTCGCCGCCGGTGCTGATCCAGGCATTCCTCGAAGCCACCTCGCTGACTGGGCTGGTGCGCGTCGCGTTGTCGAGCCAGCAGGTCGACGCCGGCAAACCCGCGCCTGACGTGTACCTCGAAGCAGCCAGGCAACTCGGCGTCGACGCGGCGAACTGCGCGGCCGTCGAGGACACCACGAACGGCCTGAAGTCCGCGCTGGCCGCGGGCATGACGGTCTACGCCGTGCCGAACCCGCACTTCCCGCCCGACCCCGAAGTGCTCGAGCGGACCCAGGTGCTGGCGGACATCACCGAGCTCCCGGCGGCACTGGACGCCTAA
- a CDS encoding DUF5318 domain-containing protein, which translates to MRTHRQIVDYALQRRALLAEVYSGRVGTAEVCDATPYLLRAAKFHGSPGQADCPVCRRELLTEVSWVYGDELKHASGSARAPEELARMANHFAEFTVYVVEVCRTCGWNHLVQSYVLGTGQPQPRTRPRRSAGQ; encoded by the coding sequence GTGCGAACCCACCGGCAGATCGTGGACTACGCGTTGCAGCGCCGCGCGCTGCTCGCCGAGGTCTACTCGGGGCGCGTCGGCACCGCGGAGGTGTGCGACGCGACTCCGTACCTGCTCAGGGCGGCCAAGTTCCACGGCAGCCCCGGCCAGGCGGACTGCCCCGTGTGCCGCAGGGAGCTGCTCACCGAGGTCTCCTGGGTGTACGGCGACGAGCTGAAGCACGCCTCGGGTTCGGCGCGGGCTCCGGAAGAACTGGCGAGAATGGCCAACCATTTCGCCGAGTTCACCGTGTACGTGGTTGAGGTCTGCCGGACGTGCGGCTGGAACCACCTGGTGCAGTCATACGTCCTTGGGACCGGACAACCACAACCACGCACCCGGCCGCGGAGGTCGGCCGGGCAGTGA
- a CDS encoding MFS transporter yields the protein MSAGNHGSLLAAIKGQPKQVWITAFAAVIAFMGIGLVDPILLSIAEGLRASPSEVTLLFSSYLGVQVVAMLFTGAMSARFGAKRTVLTGLTLIVVATALCAAAGSIEQLVGLRAVWGLGNAFFIATALSVIVGAATGGQAGAILLYEAALGVGLSVGPLLGALLGNISWRGPFLGTAVLMAGALVLCSLFLKSDKDEQRPRVRLLDPIRALGHGGLLRTSIGSALYTAAFFAVLAWSPFVLEWSAIAVGLVFCGWGLCVAVAGVVFAPKLAAKLGERHATVVAVLAYAVLLAVMMVPSKPVLVVAIIASGLVSGLLNTLFTGTAMSVSDAPRPVASAGYNFLRWMGGAVAATVVGHVAEWFGSPQAPFLAAAVLCVLAGGLLAIKQRTPDSHRVPATAALVGEEF from the coding sequence ATGAGCGCCGGAAACCACGGGAGTCTGCTGGCCGCGATCAAGGGACAGCCCAAGCAGGTCTGGATCACCGCGTTCGCCGCGGTCATCGCCTTCATGGGGATCGGGCTGGTCGACCCGATCCTGCTCTCCATCGCCGAGGGCCTGCGCGCTTCCCCGTCCGAGGTGACCCTGCTGTTCTCCTCCTACCTGGGCGTGCAGGTGGTGGCGATGCTGTTCACCGGCGCGATGAGCGCGCGGTTCGGGGCCAAGCGGACCGTGCTCACCGGGCTCACGCTGATCGTGGTGGCCACCGCCCTGTGCGCGGCCGCCGGGTCGATCGAGCAGCTGGTCGGGCTGCGCGCGGTCTGGGGCCTCGGCAACGCCTTCTTCATCGCCACCGCGCTCTCGGTGATCGTCGGCGCGGCCACCGGCGGGCAGGCGGGCGCGATCCTGCTCTACGAGGCCGCGCTGGGCGTGGGCCTGTCGGTCGGGCCGCTGCTGGGCGCGCTGCTCGGCAACATCTCGTGGCGCGGCCCGTTCCTCGGCACCGCGGTGCTGATGGCCGGTGCGCTGGTGCTGTGCTCGCTGTTCCTCAAGAGCGACAAGGACGAACAGCGTCCGCGCGTCCGCCTGCTCGACCCGATCCGCGCGCTCGGGCACGGCGGTCTCCTGCGGACCTCGATCGGTTCGGCGCTCTACACCGCCGCGTTCTTCGCCGTGCTCGCGTGGTCCCCGTTCGTGCTGGAGTGGAGCGCGATCGCGGTCGGGCTGGTGTTCTGCGGCTGGGGCCTGTGCGTGGCGGTGGCCGGGGTGGTCTTCGCCCCGAAGCTGGCGGCCAAGCTCGGTGAACGGCACGCGACCGTGGTGGCCGTGCTGGCCTACGCGGTGCTGCTGGCGGTGATGATGGTGCCGAGCAAGCCGGTGCTGGTGGTCGCGATCATCGCCTCCGGCCTGGTGTCCGGCCTGCTGAACACGCTGTTCACCGGGACCGCGATGTCGGTCAGCGACGCGCCGCGGCCGGTGGCCAGCGCGGGGTACAATTTCCTCCGCTGGATGGGTGGCGCGGTCGCGGCCACCGTGGTCGGGCACGTGGCCGAGTGGTTCGGTTCGCCGCAGGCGCCGTTCCTGGCCGCCGCCGTCCTCTGTGTACTGGCGGGCGGGCTGCTGGCGATCAAGCAGCGCACCCCGGACTCGCACCGGGTCCCGGCCACCGCGGCACTGGTCGGGGAAGAATTCTGA